A DNA window from Coffea arabica cultivar ET-39 chromosome 6c, Coffea Arabica ET-39 HiFi, whole genome shotgun sequence contains the following coding sequences:
- the LOC113691821 gene encoding uncharacterized protein, whose product MANNVKNTKTKKLSINLSLFTFSSSETPTTKLPVKSPRNFEEPNGVVGLGILAALKDEYCSQDPFFKRAAILAISPRSLSNPISILSNKKFTSLSSAKSSSDKSTTINTGGVTKRRLSIEEMELCEEYTCVISHVGDNQIKKKEYFDDGGFLRNRNSTDAIISNAENISNASIGHWVSSEVVSASSAVSHAGEVPVAAFPYAEFLNSCFLCKKQLHGLDIFMYRGEKAFCSAECRYQQISIDEHKEKCVSGTVKPLEYSASPCSGPMQFFAGVAAA is encoded by the exons ATGGCTAACAACGTGAAGAATACCAAAACCAAGAAACTGTCCATCAATCTATCCCTTTTCACCTTTTCCAGTTCTGAAACCCCAACAACAAAATTACCAGTCAAATCTCCCAGGAACTTTGAAGAGCCAAACGGGGTTGTTGGCCTTGGTATTCTTGCAGCTTTGAAGGATGAGTATTGTTCTCAAGATCCCTTTTTTAAGAGGGCTGCAATTCTTGCAATCTCACCAAGATCGTTATCAAATCCAATCTCAATTCTCAgcaacaaaaagttcacttcTTTGTCATCAGCTAAAAGTAGTAGTGATAAAAGCACTACTATTAATACTGGCGGTGTTACTAAGAGGAGGCTAAGTattgaagaaatggagttgTGTGAGGAGTATACTTGTGTGATATCTCATGTTGGGGATaatcaaatcaagaaaaaagaGTACTTTGATGATGGTGGTTTCTTGCGTAATAGAAATAGTACTGATGCTATCATTAGCAACGCTGAGAATATCAGTAATGCTAGTATCGGTCACTGGGTGAGTTCTGAGGTGGTTTCTGCTTCCTCTGCAGTTAGTCATGCTGGTGAAGTCCCAGTAGCAGCTTTTCCGTATGCTGAGTTTCTCAATTCTTGCTTTCTTTGCAAAAAGCAGCTTCATGGGTTGGACATTTTCATGTACAG AGGAGAGAAGGCATTTTGCAGCGCCGAGTGTCGATATCAGCAGATCTCCATCGACGAACACAAAGAAAAGTGTGTTTCTGGAACGGTGAAGCCCCTCGAGTACTCGGCCTCGCCATGCTCCGGTCCGATGCAGTTTTTTGCTGGTGTGGCTGCAGCTTAA